Proteins from one Entomospira culicis genomic window:
- a CDS encoding methyl-accepting chemotaxis protein produces MNNRIAFRVAILSAAFAGFYNFIIRILRLLSFSFYGANLSADTWLNYLLTEGLLRFGLAMVGGMFVLYLYLRIRVVKEWELLESMPQDTEEDIRSIARQKSLIRRNIGIFRWFVVVGAVIAVHDFVLKAFGSSLVEIWGNALWAVSAVLMITVSVSALTDRFFVPVYLALEQSTMGDHQPQSIRKKTLGYAIVIVVNLMLSANFVKTMPTMIQAKSAEIFSRAADVNDGSIVFNEDGSHLVDSGYLKYLQDLADRNKYRVNVTLGNVHYLGTQSFEDMLLKELTLFITLIGFLTIMAGFIFDTIMGSIKRQIDNLSYTVRSIIRGESSLRSRIYIAEFNDVGYMTGYVNLLIGYVEELALGLKDTAEKVLLASNEITTAGKTSATTMLDLRKQSDLVNTSISEQNSSMETVNYQLQTLTNSIAAIIDGVDGQNAFIAETTTSVEKFAQSVNEVRNMTEEAKKVAQDLVSVTNQGTEAMQAAMRAMQAIEEANDKVIEGVSLISRVASQTNLLAMNASIEAAHAGEYGRGFAVVANEVRSLSENATVQSKVIRGYVQSMSETVSNGLETAVHVQDSLEVISKGIEKSNSITLDIAQAMINQAQDSSNIVGALSSLSETSESIKSQTRQQQEADLTLRNSVRVLSQLSNQISGYVDVQLKGVTEADVDTKHINAVAEETLLLVEKLKEMVLKFNIS; encoded by the coding sequence ATGAATAATCGAATCGCATTTAGGGTTGCGATATTGAGCGCAGCCTTCGCTGGGTTTTACAACTTTATCATTCGAATTTTGCGCTTATTAAGTTTTTCTTTTTATGGTGCTAATTTGAGTGCGGATACTTGGTTGAACTACTTATTGACGGAAGGGTTGCTTCGTTTTGGCTTGGCGATGGTAGGTGGTATGTTTGTTTTGTATCTGTATTTACGCATCCGTGTGGTGAAGGAGTGGGAGCTTCTAGAGAGTATGCCACAGGATACCGAAGAAGATATACGCTCTATCGCCAGACAGAAGAGCTTGATTAGAAGAAACATAGGTATTTTTCGTTGGTTTGTGGTTGTTGGTGCGGTGATTGCGGTGCACGACTTTGTTCTTAAGGCATTTGGTTCTAGCTTGGTAGAGATTTGGGGCAATGCATTGTGGGCAGTTTCTGCGGTATTGATGATTACGGTCTCGGTCAGTGCCTTAACCGATCGCTTTTTTGTGCCGGTCTATCTTGCGCTTGAGCAATCCACGATGGGCGATCATCAACCACAGAGTATTCGTAAAAAGACGCTTGGTTATGCCATTGTGATTGTGGTGAACTTGATGCTCTCTGCGAATTTTGTTAAGACGATGCCGACGATGATTCAGGCGAAATCGGCGGAGATTTTTAGTCGTGCAGCTGATGTTAATGACGGGTCTATTGTTTTTAATGAGGATGGAAGCCATCTGGTAGATAGTGGCTACTTGAAATACTTACAAGATTTGGCAGATCGTAATAAGTATCGTGTAAACGTTACCTTGGGTAATGTGCACTACTTGGGCACGCAGAGTTTTGAGGATATGCTCCTTAAAGAGTTGACACTTTTTATTACGTTAATTGGCTTTTTGACGATTATGGCGGGCTTTATTTTCGATACGATTATGGGAAGCATTAAGCGTCAGATTGATAACCTCTCTTACACGGTGCGTTCGATTATCCGTGGTGAGTCTTCTTTGCGTTCTCGTATTTATATTGCCGAATTTAACGACGTAGGCTACATGACTGGTTATGTCAACTTGCTTATTGGTTATGTAGAGGAGTTGGCACTTGGGCTTAAAGATACTGCAGAGAAGGTCTTGCTGGCTTCTAATGAGATTACTACCGCAGGTAAGACCTCGGCGACCACGATGCTTGACTTACGTAAGCAAAGTGATCTGGTGAATACGAGTATTTCGGAGCAAAATAGTTCCATGGAGACGGTTAATTATCAGCTTCAAACACTTACGAACTCGATTGCTGCGATTATTGACGGGGTAGATGGGCAGAATGCCTTTATCGCGGAGACGACCACTTCGGTGGAGAAGTTTGCACAGAGTGTAAACGAGGTACGTAACATGACCGAAGAGGCCAAGAAGGTCGCGCAAGATTTGGTTAGTGTTACCAATCAGGGTACCGAGGCGATGCAGGCTGCGATGCGCGCAATGCAAGCAATTGAAGAGGCAAATGATAAGGTTATCGAGGGTGTGAGTTTGATCTCTCGTGTGGCTAGCCAGACGAATCTTCTTGCGATGAATGCTTCGATTGAGGCAGCCCATGCTGGTGAGTATGGCCGTGGATTTGCCGTGGTTGCTAATGAGGTGCGTAGCCTTTCGGAGAATGCTACGGTTCAATCTAAGGTTATCCGTGGTTATGTTCAGAGTATGAGTGAGACGGTTAGCAACGGATTAGAGACGGCGGTGCACGTTCAAGACTCTTTGGAGGTTATTTCTAAGGGTATTGAGAAGTCTAATAGTATCACCCTTGATATTGCGCAGGCGATGATTAATCAGGCGCAAGACTCTTCCAATATTGTTGGTGCGCTCTCTTCTTTGAGCGAAACTTCTGAATCGATTAAGTCTCAAACACGTCAGCAACAAGAGGCCGACCTCACGTTGCGTAATTCCGTGCGCGTCTTGAGCCAGCTCTCTAACCAGATTAGTGGTTATGTAGATGTTCAGCTTAAGGGCGTTACCGAGGCGGATGTCGACACCAAGCACATCAATGCGGTTGCCGAGGAGACGCTCCTTTTGGTAGAGAAGCTTAAAGAGATGGTCTTAAAATTCAACATTAGCTAG
- the lgt gene encoding prolipoprotein diacylglyceryl transferase, with translation MHYPSWLKPEIFPNFHIGTFTLRWYALGYIIAFLLTYILAKRLHEKEPFLAKKEQLADILFSGMLGLIIGARAFYVLFYDFSSYMQAPWTIIIPYQNGQFGISGLSYHGGAVGAFVGVLLYVRKHRISFWRVTDLFSAVIPFGYTFGRLGNFANAELYGKATAGPLGMIFPDATPFATRLAWVRDIASQAGMEISGAYINLPRHPSQLYEALFEGVILGLVLVFIVRPRVRVPGQVFAFYLMGYGVARFFIEYLREPDSQLGYIIALGAGKDTPGVFVSWFNFSMGQLMSFSMILLGAMLYFILGALKKSD, from the coding sequence ATGCACTATCCCAGTTGGTTAAAACCTGAGATTTTTCCCAATTTTCATATAGGAACATTTACGTTGCGTTGGTACGCGCTGGGCTATATTATTGCCTTTTTGCTTACCTATATTCTTGCCAAGCGCTTGCATGAGAAAGAGCCCTTTTTAGCCAAAAAAGAGCAGTTAGCCGATATTCTTTTTAGTGGCATGCTTGGCTTAATTATTGGTGCTAGAGCATTTTACGTGCTCTTTTACGATTTTTCCTCTTATATGCAAGCACCTTGGACGATCATTATTCCTTATCAAAATGGACAATTTGGTATCTCTGGACTTTCCTATCACGGCGGAGCGGTGGGCGCGTTTGTTGGAGTATTGCTTTATGTGAGAAAGCATCGCATCTCTTTTTGGCGTGTAACCGATCTCTTTTCTGCAGTCATTCCTTTTGGCTACACCTTTGGACGTTTGGGGAATTTTGCCAATGCCGAGTTGTATGGTAAGGCGACCGCAGGGCCATTAGGAATGATCTTTCCAGATGCCACGCCCTTTGCTACCCGACTTGCTTGGGTGCGTGATATTGCAAGTCAAGCGGGAATGGAGATTAGTGGCGCATATATTAACCTACCGCGCCACCCGAGTCAGCTGTACGAGGCGCTCTTTGAGGGCGTGATTTTGGGATTAGTTTTGGTCTTTATCGTGCGACCGCGCGTGCGTGTACCGGGGCAGGTTTTTGCCTTTTACTTGATGGGCTATGGTGTTGCGCGCTTTTTTATTGAGTATTTACGCGAACCTGATAGTCAGCTTGGTTACATCATTGCGCTGGGGGCTGGTAAGGATACACCGGGGGTCTTTGTTAGTTGGTTCAATTTCTCCATGGGGCAGTTGATGTCTTTTAGCATGATTCTTTTGGGCGCGATGTTGTATTTTATTCTTGGTGCTCTAAAGAAAAGTGATTGA
- a CDS encoding outer membrane beta-barrel protein, with translation MKKIATILMLIVLGGAGSFAQSGTSAFSSNDDAHWALGIKGGVGFNWASGPLGQPSNGLLMKGHAGVFAEYAFMKYLAIQSDFMIGLRHGFRRENYQLSWTTMDFDILIKGRLPVGSYVIFTAGVGLALSTGVGPLTETISGETQKVNFADYFLNAVGMGVVVELGVEYNLPKNAGYVGTSLRMDWKLNPHYKPLNYVDTERPKGSVHTPIGIMLFYGYRWAQPRLSIFG, from the coding sequence ATGAAGAAGATAGCGACAATCTTAATGCTGATAGTGCTGGGCGGAGCTGGAAGCTTTGCTCAGAGTGGAACAAGTGCGTTTTCCTCAAATGATGATGCGCACTGGGCGTTGGGTATTAAGGGAGGCGTGGGATTTAATTGGGCGTCTGGGCCATTGGGGCAACCTTCCAATGGTCTATTGATGAAGGGTCATGCGGGCGTATTTGCTGAGTATGCTTTTATGAAGTATCTGGCAATTCAGAGCGACTTTATGATTGGCTTGCGGCATGGATTTCGTCGAGAGAACTACCAGTTAAGTTGGACAACAATGGATTTTGATATCCTTATTAAGGGGCGCTTGCCTGTGGGTTCTTACGTTATCTTTACGGCGGGGGTTGGTCTGGCATTAAGCACGGGCGTAGGACCTCTCACCGAGACGATCAGCGGGGAGACCCAGAAGGTCAATTTTGCCGATTATTTTTTGAATGCGGTGGGCATGGGGGTTGTCGTAGAGCTGGGTGTGGAGTATAATCTGCCTAAAAATGCCGGCTATGTGGGTACAAGTTTGCGCATGGATTGGAAGCTCAATCCGCACTATAAACCGCTTAATTATGTAGATACGGAGCGCCCTAAGGGGTCGGTGCATACGCCTATTGGTATTATGCTCTTTTACGGATACCGTTGGGCACAGCCACGTTTGTCGATTTTTGGTTAA
- a CDS encoding DUF3276 family protein — protein sequence MGERGEIDSSVIYTQHGQKTYFINVKENRFRDLFLVIAESVKNESEGFDRFALNVFEEDLNFFETHLLKAQTLLEQLEKQSFASKELPDSWAIKSSSGSGERYFKFSLHRRARMLQVVIAERKFKQTSEAFARTVRIDAESLAMFIRQYQRMKKRLFERKEIRDNEPLRDPKLIEKYRKKSEDAPKVVRKVVVKRRQSADNQG from the coding sequence ATGGGTGAACGAGGTGAGATTGATTCGAGTGTGATTTACACACAACATGGGCAGAAGACATACTTTATCAATGTCAAAGAGAACCGCTTTCGCGATCTATTTTTGGTGATCGCCGAGAGTGTGAAGAATGAGAGTGAGGGTTTTGATCGCTTTGCACTGAATGTTTTTGAAGAAGATCTCAACTTTTTCGAGACACACTTGCTCAAAGCGCAGACGCTCTTAGAGCAACTTGAGAAGCAGAGCTTTGCCAGTAAAGAGCTTCCCGATAGTTGGGCAATCAAGAGTAGCAGTGGTTCTGGTGAGCGCTACTTTAAATTCTCCTTGCATCGACGCGCGCGTATGTTACAGGTGGTCATCGCCGAGCGTAAATTCAAGCAAACCAGCGAAGCCTTTGCCCGCACGGTACGCATCGACGCTGAGAGCCTAGCCATGTTCATTCGTCAGTACCAACGCATGAAAAAACGCCTCTTTGAACGCAAAGAGATCCGCGACAATGAGCCCTTGCGCGATCCCAAACTCATCGAAAAATATCGTAAAAAGAGTGAGGACGCTCCAAAAGTTGTGCGAAAAGTGGTTGTTAAACGTCGTCAATCTGCCGATAATCAAGGATAA
- a CDS encoding cytidine deaminase, with translation MLNLKTKEELIHHAVQASDKSYSPYSHFAVGAALLTNDETIITGANIENISFGLSNCAERSAIFSALSQGITEFKAIAIFSPQAKTPLQPCGACRQVLAEFVPESFPILLISQNKEVTETTLGALFPMSFQSLGDAKSHTSK, from the coding sequence TTGTTAAATCTAAAAACTAAAGAAGAACTTATTCACCATGCCGTCCAGGCAAGCGATAAATCGTATAGTCCCTACTCGCACTTTGCGGTGGGCGCTGCCCTGCTTACCAACGACGAAACGATCATTACAGGGGCAAATATCGAGAATATCTCGTTTGGATTGAGTAACTGCGCCGAACGTTCGGCGATCTTTAGCGCCCTTAGTCAAGGCATTACCGAATTTAAGGCGATTGCGATCTTCTCGCCTCAAGCAAAAACGCCTTTGCAACCCTGTGGCGCTTGTCGACAGGTGCTTGCCGAATTTGTCCCCGAAAGCTTCCCCATCCTGCTCATCAGCCAGAACAAAGAGGTTACCGAAACTACCCTCGGTGCGCTCTTCCCCATGAGCTTTCAATCCCTAGGCGATGCCAAATCTCACACCAGTAAATAG
- a CDS encoding M28 family peptidase, with protein MKSDLPAELMKDMREFSQSEDRFEYLRRWLMRCGIRGKKIELLGRRHLLVRFEGAYDPRRVTKIFVAHYDKVPHSPGGNDNGAAVFQLLAHAGRLAHERDHGQVQILFTDGEEILNGPISSQGAFQLARFFKSRGLEHTQFYVFDMCGIGDTIAIGGAGSLLLDQSLKQRLIGKDFYDEAYQAINNGASILRAFQGRPADWIYALFSDDLGFLLNGYPAVYFSVLPACEAALAHSNWHEVVKNERAMQALEKGYLSEEFRKLIYPLLPASWRTWHTPEDSVEALERRAFLVMEEFLHFLTYSLV; from the coding sequence ATGAAGAGTGATCTACCTGCAGAGTTGATGAAGGATATGCGCGAATTTAGCCAGAGCGAAGATCGATTTGAGTATCTGCGTCGTTGGCTGATGCGCTGTGGTATCCGAGGCAAGAAGATTGAGCTCTTGGGTAGGCGTCATCTCTTGGTGCGCTTTGAGGGGGCGTATGATCCACGTCGGGTTACGAAGATTTTTGTGGCGCACTACGACAAAGTTCCGCATAGTCCGGGGGGAAACGATAATGGGGCGGCGGTTTTTCAACTATTAGCGCATGCTGGTAGGCTAGCGCACGAGCGTGATCATGGGCAGGTGCAGATCCTCTTTACCGATGGGGAGGAGATTCTTAATGGTCCGATTAGTTCGCAAGGAGCGTTTCAGCTGGCGCGCTTTTTTAAGAGTCGTGGGCTGGAGCATACGCAGTTCTATGTCTTTGATATGTGTGGGATTGGGGATACGATTGCTATTGGGGGGGCGGGGTCGCTGTTGTTGGATCAGAGTTTGAAGCAACGGCTGATTGGTAAGGATTTTTACGATGAAGCGTATCAGGCGATAAACAATGGCGCGAGCATTTTACGGGCGTTTCAAGGGCGACCTGCCGATTGGATTTATGCGCTCTTTTCGGATGATTTGGGTTTTTTGCTCAATGGCTACCCAGCGGTCTATTTTTCGGTTTTGCCCGCCTGTGAGGCAGCCTTAGCGCATAGCAATTGGCATGAGGTGGTCAAAAATGAGCGTGCCATGCAGGCACTGGAGAAGGGTTATCTAAGTGAGGAGTTTCGTAAGTTGATCTATCCACTTCTCCCGGCTAGTTGGCGCACATGGCATACGCCGGAGGATAGCGTAGAGGCCTTGGAGCGACGGGCGTTTTTGGTGATGGAGGAATTTCTACACTTTTTGACGTACTCGTTGGTGTGA